A window from bacterium encodes these proteins:
- a CDS encoding sugar phosphate isomerase/epimerase, with the protein MSKYGLKLWSNNERYITQAEKLYNEKAYDYVELYIVPGTYDKHIEMWNSLKIPYIIHCTHYMHGFNLADKERFKDNLKMFSEVKAFCDKLNGKHIIIHPGIGDSIENTTEQINILSEKRLLVENMPYVSMFGDDCRGSVYEELKTIVDSCNVGFCLDVAHAITTAFHLGIDSFEYMKKMLSLSPGILHISDGTKQIHGKHLNIGDGEFNFEEIKKIIALSSAEYITLELPKENNWIHSFTEDLKKIKNYE; encoded by the coding sequence ATGAGTAAATACGGTTTAAAACTCTGGTCTAATAATGAGAGATACATAACACAAGCTGAGAAGTTATATAACGAAAAAGCATACGACTACGTAGAGCTATACATCGTGCCTGGCACATATGACAAACATATAGAAATGTGGAACAGTCTAAAAATCCCTTACATCATACATTGCACTCACTACATGCATGGATTCAATTTAGCGGATAAAGAAAGATTTAAAGATAATTTAAAGATGTTTTCTGAAGTAAAAGCTTTCTGTGATAAGTTAAATGGAAAGCACATAATAATTCATCCTGGTATAGGGGACAGTATAGAAAATACCACTGAGCAAATTAATATTCTTAGTGAGAAAAGACTGTTGGTTGAAAATATGCCATATGTCTCGATGTTTGGAGATGATTGCAGAGGCAGTGTATATGAGGAATTAAAAACAATAGTAGATTCCTGTAATGTTGGTTTCTGTTTGGATGTAGCCCACGCCATTACTACAGCTTTTCATCTTGGGATTGATAGTTTTGAGTACATGAAGAAAATGTTAAGTTTATCTCCAGGAATTCTTCACATATCAGATGGAACAAAACAAATACATGGCAAACATTTGAATATAGGAGACGGAGAGTTTAATTTTGAGGAGATAAAAAAGATTATCGCCCTTTCAAGTGCAGAATATATTACACTGGAACTTCCTAAAGAGAATAACTGGATACATAGTTTTACAGAAGACTTAAAAAAGATAAAGAATTATGAATAA
- a CDS encoding inositol monophosphatase — protein sequence MTINNRDLNTAIYAAKVAGKILRENFGQKYRVIRKSPREMVSEIDMESQRAILEVLNSYDASYGIITEEKGVLKEKEGKTWIIDPLDGTHNYIAGLPFSGISIALVEDNKFYLGVIYFPMEDELYYAFQGRGAFCNGKRVSVSENRDLSKAVINYDNQFYLSEKSFRYYKILTEKAFTTRIFGVAIKDLCLIASGKIDGRIWNSTKICDIAAGIVILTEAGGNITNFDGSPCSVNSKSVIASNAKIHDQLLTLLTQ from the coding sequence ATGACAATTAATAATAGAGATCTTAATACTGCCATATATGCTGCTAAAGTTGCCGGGAAGATTTTAAGAGAAAACTTTGGTCAAAAATACCGTGTTATTCGCAAATCACCAAGAGAGATGGTTTCAGAAATTGACATGGAATCTCAACGTGCCATATTGGAAGTACTAAATAGTTATGATGCATCTTACGGGATAATTACTGAGGAGAAAGGAGTTCTCAAAGAAAAAGAAGGGAAAACTTGGATAATAGACCCACTTGATGGAACACATAACTATATAGCCGGTCTGCCCTTTAGTGGGATATCCATTGCTTTGGTTGAAGATAATAAATTCTATTTGGGTGTAATTTATTTTCCTATGGAAGACGAGCTGTATTATGCATTTCAAGGACGGGGTGCTTTTTGCAACGGGAAACGAGTTTCTGTATCAGAAAATAGAGACCTTTCGAAAGCTGTAATAAATTATGATAATCAATTTTATTTATCAGAAAAGTCATTTCGATATTATAAGATTTTAACAGAGAAGGCTTTTACAACAAGAATATTTGGAGTTGCAATAAAAGATTTATGCCTTATAGCTTCGGGTAAAATTGATGGCAGAATCTGGAACAGCACAAAGATATGTGATATTGCTGCCGGCATAGTAATTCTAACAGAAGCGGGAGGCAATATCACGAATTTTGATGGAAGTCCGTGCAGCGTTAATTCAAAAAGTGTGATAGCATCGAACGCAAAAATTCATGATCAACTGTTAACGCTGTTAACTCAATAA
- a CDS encoding glycosyltransferase family protein, protein MKVAAIIQARMSSTRLPNKVLADIEGKPMLWHVINRLKRAELVDEIIVATTTNRKDESIIELAKETKAEWFRGSESDVLDRYYQAAKKHGSDIIVRITPDCPLIDPEVIDKVIERFFIGNLDYVSNVHPPTYPDGLDIEVFSFKTLKKAWEEAKKSSEREHVTLYVVNHPEIFIIGNIENEKNLSYMRWCIDEQKDLKFIKEIYKRLYKNDEIFNMNDILSLLKKEPELMKINEGILRNEGLIKSLKEDKK, encoded by the coding sequence ATGAAAGTAGCAGCTATTATCCAGGCCAGAATGAGTTCTACGCGTCTGCCAAATAAGGTTCTTGCAGACATTGAAGGTAAGCCAATGTTATGGCATGTCATAAACAGATTAAAAAGGGCAGAGTTAGTTGATGAGATAATAGTTGCCACTACAACAAATAGAAAAGATGAGTCTATCATAGAATTAGCAAAGGAAACTAAAGCGGAATGGTTTAGAGGGAGCGAAAGCGATGTTTTGGATAGGTATTATCAAGCGGCGAAAAAACATGGAAGTGATATTATCGTACGAATTACCCCGGATTGTCCTCTTATTGACCCAGAAGTAATTGATAAAGTAATCGAACGTTTTTTTATAGGTAACCTTGATTATGTATCTAATGTTCATCCACCAACCTATCCTGACGGATTAGATATAGAGGTTTTTTCATTTAAAACTTTGAAGAAAGCGTGGGAAGAGGCAAAAAAGTCATCGGAGAGGGAACATGTAACTCTTTACGTTGTAAACCATCCCGAAATATTCATAATTGGGAATATAGAGAACGAGAAAAACCTTTCCTATATGCGCTGGTGTATCGATGAACAGAAAGATTTAAAATTCATAAAAGAGATTTATAAAAGATTATATAAAAACGACGAAATTTTTAACATGAACGATATTTTAAGTCTTTTAAAAAAGGAACCAGAACTGATGAAGATAAACGAGGGCATTTTAAGAAATGAAGGTCTTATAAAATCTCTAAAAGAAGATAAAAAATGA
- the pseC gene encoding UDP-4-amino-4,6-dideoxy-N-acetyl-beta-L-altrosamine transaminase, with protein sequence MQSNKRRLLITGVSGLLGNNLAYYFKDKYNILGMYNSHPVIIDNVRTKRADIISATLFNKTVNEFMPDVVIHCASLTDIDFCEMNRELTDRINVFGTKVVTNSIKSNDVKLIYISTDSVYDGIKGNFSENDAVNPRNYYGLTKYRGEQIVLKKLNSLILRTNLFGWNIQDKDSLAEWILTELSNNRHINGFKDACFSSIYTFEFARILDRIIDKDLTGIYNCASKSSLSKYEFAAHIANRFNLNKSLIKPISIDEFKFKAKRGKKLTLNVDKLESKLNCVLPTIGMSIESFFRDFKKSLPEKIKRRDDFIPYGRQSIEEDDIKEVVKVLRSDWITQGPRIKEFEDMLCRYTGAEYAVSVSSGTAALHIACLAAGIGADDKVITSPITFVASANCILYCGGKPVFTDIQRDTGNIDPCRIEYYLKTQISNLKSKLKAIILVHFGGHPVDLERIQGIAKEYNLTVIEDASHALGAEYKNIRIGSCKYSDMTVFSFHPVKSITTGEGGVVLTNRKDLYKKLLMLRVGGITKEENEFKNKKEGDWYYEQQLLGFNYKLTDFQCALGISQLKKLDKFVERRREIVKRYNNAFKDNEYFDLPVEKDYAKSSWHLYPLRLRDKYKAKKKEIFCKLREAGLGVQVHYIPVYLHPYYQKLGFKKDLCPLAEDFYQREISVPLYPAMKNSDIKYVIDILTNGLKKYAQ encoded by the coding sequence ATAATCTGGCATATTATTTTAAGGATAAATATAACATATTGGGCATGTATAACTCACACCCGGTTATTATTGACAACGTGCGAACTAAAAGAGCAGATATTATATCAGCGACTTTGTTTAATAAGACAGTCAATGAATTTATGCCTGATGTGGTAATTCACTGTGCATCGCTTACAGATATAGATTTTTGCGAAATGAATAGAGAATTGACAGATAGAATAAATGTTTTTGGAACAAAGGTTGTAACAAACAGTATTAAAAGTAATGATGTTAAATTAATATATATATCAACGGACTCTGTTTATGATGGTATTAAGGGCAATTTTTCAGAGAATGATGCTGTAAATCCACGCAATTATTATGGGTTAACTAAATATAGAGGAGAACAGATAGTTCTGAAAAAGCTCAATTCTCTAATTTTAAGAACAAATTTATTTGGATGGAACATCCAGGATAAAGACAGCCTAGCTGAGTGGATATTAACTGAGTTATCGAATAATAGACATATAAATGGTTTTAAAGATGCATGTTTTTCGTCAATATATACATTTGAGTTTGCCAGAATACTGGACAGGATAATTGATAAGGATTTGACGGGGATATATAACTGCGCAAGTAAAAGCTCTTTATCAAAATATGAATTTGCTGCGCATATAGCAAATCGTTTTAATCTGAATAAGTCTTTAATCAAGCCAATCTCTATTGATGAGTTTAAGTTTAAAGCAAAAAGAGGGAAAAAACTTACTCTTAATGTTGATAAGCTTGAAAGTAAGTTGAACTGTGTTCTTCCTACAATAGGTATGTCCATAGAATCTTTTTTTAGAGATTTTAAAAAATCTCTTCCAGAAAAAATTAAGCGCAGAGATGATTTTATTCCATATGGGAGGCAGAGTATTGAGGAGGACGATATTAAGGAAGTTGTTAAGGTATTAAGGTCTGATTGGATTACTCAGGGTCCAAGAATTAAAGAGTTTGAAGATATGCTTTGCAGATATACTGGCGCTGAGTATGCAGTTAGTGTATCAAGCGGTACAGCAGCTCTTCACATTGCCTGTCTCGCCGCAGGAATAGGAGCAGATGATAAAGTAATAACTTCTCCTATAACCTTTGTTGCCTCTGCAAACTGCATTCTATATTGCGGAGGAAAACCGGTTTTCACCGATATTCAGAGAGACACGGGAAACATTGATCCATGTAGAATTGAATATTATCTCAAAACTCAAATCTCAAATCTCAAATCTAAGCTGAAGGCGATAATCCTTGTCCATTTTGGCGGTCATCCAGTTGATTTGGAGAGAATTCAAGGTATTGCCAAAGAGTATAATTTAACTGTAATTGAGGACGCTTCTCATGCGTTAGGAGCAGAGTATAAAAACATAAGAATTGGTTCCTGCAAATATTCTGACATGACTGTATTCAGCTTCCATCCGGTAAAAAGCATTACCACTGGTGAGGGAGGGGTGGTTTTAACCAATAGAAAAGATTTATACAAGAAACTTTTGATGTTAAGGGTCGGAGGCATAACCAAGGAAGAAAACGAGTTTAAGAATAAAAAGGAAGGCGACTGGTATTACGAGCAACAATTGCTTGGTTTTAATTATAAACTCACTGATTTTCAATGTGCATTAGGAATTAGTCAGTTGAAAAAACTTGATAAATTTGTAGAGAGAAGAAGAGAGATTGTAAAAAGATACAATAATGCCTTTAAGGATAATGAGTATTTTGATTTACCAGTTGAAAAAGATTATGCTAAATCATCATGGCATCTCTATCCCCTCAGACTAAGGGATAAATATAAAGCTAAGAAAAAAGAAATTTTTTGTAAATTAAGAGAAGCAGGATTAGGCGTTCAGGTGCATTATATACCGGTTTACTTACATCCCTATTATCAAAAACTTGGTTTTAAAAAGGATTTGTGTCCTTTGGCGGAAGATTTTTATCAGCGAGAAATAAGTGTTCCTTTGTATCCAGCTATGAAAAATAGCGATATAAAATATGTTATAGATATCTTAACTAACGGATTAAAAAAATATGCTCAATAA
- a CDS encoding acyl--CoA ligase — translation MIKAKITKLKECQNFSEVLYYQSTVNPERIFVHDVCSDINYSFKEFNSIVEKTSNYLLFRGVKQGDRVTAVIKNSPEYCFFYFATIRIGAIFNPMPFTSHKEEIKRNIRYVKPYMVLIDGRRFAEFEGEEGNFLEVPVDKEKTFEKRLMSISENLEYKIDINENKPACLYYSSGTTGDPKGILFSHKNMITNISSICRGFRFSKEQEVHLVFLPLGHTASTNYSFLPCMYIGGKMVLAESFWHIRNKIWQLIQEYSVTYMETVPTILYSILNIYKDTMEYNISSMRFVGCGSAPLQKNIQIEFEKRYNLKAGNLYGLSETGPTHIDYPLEENWSPGSIGFPLDINEVKIFDRHGNELGPNQMGEIVVKGPNVFIGYFENDSLYSKVVHNGYFHTGDTGYKDAEGRFYYVDRIKDLIIKGGTNIAPGEIDEVLLLHPAIKESVTIGIPDEMFGEEIKSFVVLKDVLSVSSDEILKHCRKYLPVLKLPKEIEIIESIPKTHSGKLLRKALRDKARLET, via the coding sequence ATGATAAAAGCTAAGATTACAAAGCTCAAAGAATGTCAAAACTTTTCAGAAGTTCTTTATTATCAAAGCACGGTAAATCCTGAAAGAATTTTCGTGCATGATGTGTGTTCGGACATAAACTATTCATTCAAAGAATTTAATTCAATTGTTGAGAAGACATCGAATTATTTGCTTTTCAGAGGGGTGAAACAGGGAGATAGGGTTACGGCTGTTATTAAGAATTCGCCAGAGTATTGTTTTTTCTATTTTGCAACTATAAGAATAGGCGCAATATTTAACCCTATGCCTTTTACTTCTCACAAAGAGGAGATAAAGAGAAATATCCGCTATGTTAAACCGTACATGGTATTAATTGATGGAAGAAGATTTGCCGAGTTTGAAGGAGAAGAAGGAAATTTTTTAGAGGTTCCTGTAGACAAGGAGAAAACGTTTGAAAAGAGACTAATGTCAATAAGCGAGAATTTAGAATACAAGATAGATATTAATGAGAATAAACCTGCTTGCTTATATTACTCTTCAGGTACCACAGGTGATCCAAAGGGAATCTTGTTTTCTCACAAGAATATGATTACCAACATTTCCTCGATTTGTCGTGGATTCAGATTTAGCAAAGAACAAGAGGTGCATCTGGTGTTTTTACCATTGGGTCATACTGCTTCCACAAACTATTCTTTCCTACCCTGTATGTACATTGGAGGTAAAATGGTTTTGGCAGAGTCATTCTGGCATATAAGAAATAAAATATGGCAATTAATTCAAGAATATAGTGTAACATATATGGAAACAGTCCCCACCATTTTATATTCCATTTTAAATATTTACAAGGATACAATGGAATATAACATCTCTTCTATGCGATTCGTTGGATGTGGTTCTGCTCCCTTGCAGAAGAATATTCAAATAGAATTTGAAAAAAGATACAACTTGAAAGCAGGAAATCTCTATGGATTATCTGAGACAGGGCCTACTCATATCGATTACCCTTTAGAAGAAAACTGGAGCCCGGGAAGTATAGGTTTTCCCTTAGATATAAATGAGGTTAAGATATTCGATAGACACGGTAATGAACTTGGTCCCAATCAGATGGGAGAAATTGTGGTCAAAGGCCCAAATGTATTTATTGGGTATTTTGAAAATGATTCTTTGTATTCCAAGGTTGTACACAATGGTTACTTTCATACTGGAGACACTGGATACAAGGATGCAGAAGGACGTTTCTATTATGTTGACAGGATAAAGGATTTGATTATAAAAGGGGGAACCAATATTGCCCCAGGTGAAATTGATGAGGTTCTCCTGCTGCATCCTGCGATAAAAGAATCTGTTACAATTGGTATTCCAGATGAGATGTTTGGCGAGGAAATCAAAAGTTTTGTTGTATTAAAAGATGTGCTATCTGTCAGTAGTGATGAGATTTTAAAACATTGCAGGAAGTATCTGCCCGTATTAAAATTGCCTAAAGAAATTGAAATTATTGAGTCCATTCCTAAGACTCATTCAGGTAAGTTGTTGAGAAAAGCATTAAGAGATAAAGCTAGACTAGAGACATGA
- a CDS encoding N-acetylneuraminate synthase family protein: MNKRIRLAKGRYVGENEVCFITVDVGANHNRDLKVAKELIDKATEAGADAIKFQIYSAETLYSKHVPRHSYYKKHLWDLIKEIETPREWIPKLKDYCDRKHIIFFATPFDIEAVDQLASYVDFYKIASFELVDLQLIEYTAKKKKPLIISTGLANMEEIKDAYLTCKKAGNGEIIFMQCASLYPAKPEIMNLKAIHTIKTAFPDTVVGLSDHTPGIHISLSAVAMGAKVIEKHLTLSRKMEGPDHSFAIEPDELKEMVRQVREIESALGDGKKLGPNPEEMENYQIARSSIHAKVKILKGTRITKEMLIIKRPAYGIKPKFIDMIIGRKARKDIKEDEWITWELAENDKS, translated from the coding sequence ATGAATAAAAGAATAAGATTGGCAAAAGGTAGATACGTAGGAGAAAACGAAGTCTGCTTTATAACTGTAGATGTTGGAGCAAACCATAACCGGGATTTAAAGGTTGCAAAAGAATTAATAGACAAAGCGACAGAGGCAGGTGCAGATGCTATAAAATTCCAGATATATTCTGCTGAAACTCTTTATTCTAAACATGTTCCGAGACATTCCTATTACAAAAAGCATTTATGGGATTTGATAAAAGAAATTGAAACACCGCGCGAATGGATCCCGAAGCTAAAGGATTACTGTGATAGAAAGCACATAATATTTTTTGCCACTCCTTTTGACATTGAAGCAGTTGATCAATTAGCTTCCTATGTAGATTTCTACAAGATCGCTTCATTTGAATTAGTTGATCTGCAGTTGATTGAATATACAGCAAAAAAGAAAAAGCCGCTAATTATCTCAACAGGTTTAGCCAATATGGAAGAAATAAAAGATGCATATCTAACCTGTAAAAAGGCGGGAAACGGTGAGATTATATTTATGCAATGTGCGTCCTTATATCCCGCAAAACCCGAGATTATGAATCTAAAAGCAATACACACTATAAAAACTGCCTTTCCTGATACAGTTGTAGGATTGTCTGATCATACTCCAGGAATTCATATTTCCCTCTCTGCGGTAGCGATGGGTGCAAAGGTCATAGAAAAACACTTAACATTATCACGCAAGATGGAAGGCCCTGACCATAGCTTCGCAATTGAACCAGATGAATTAAAAGAAATGGTAAGACAGGTTAGAGAGATAGAATCTGCTTTGGGTGATGGAAAGAAATTAGGCCCAAATCCGGAAGAAATGGAAAATTATCAAATAGCCAGAAGTAGTATCCATGCGAAAGTAAAGATACTCAAGGGAACAAGGATAACGAAGGAGATGCTCATAATAAAAAGACCTGCTTATGGAATTAAGCCAAAATTTATTGATATGATTATAGGCAGAAAAGCACGGAAAGACATAAAGGAAGATGAGTGGATAACGTGGGAGCTTGCAGAGAATGATAAAAGCTAA